The Blautia pseudococcoides genome segment TTCAATCTTGCCCTCTTGTAATTCCTGGACTGCCTGCGCCACAGCCAGATAAGTTTTGCCTGTGCCGGCAGGGCCTATACAGATTGTTACAGCATTTTCGCGCAAAGCTTTTACATAATTTTTTTGTCCAATCGTTTTACAACGGATCGGCTGCCCTTTATGGGCGATGGTAACCACATCTCCCAGCATCACCTTATTTGTTTCCTCCAGGTCACCATCTGCTGCGTCTTCAATCAATCGGTAGATGACGTCCTCATTGATCGTCTCCCCGCTTCCATGAAGCTGCAGAAGGGACTGAAGTACTTTTAACGCATATTTGACATTCTTATCGGACTCGCCTTTGATTTCAATTTTTGAATCCCGCATTCCTATATAAACAGATAAGGCCTTCTCTATGACCCGAATAAACTGATCATGAGTGCCGAAAAGGGCCTGCTGTTGTTCTATGGTATTTAACTCAAGCTGTTCTGTCTGCAAATACCTTACCTCGCTTTCTTTTTCCTGGGGCGGAAAGCCCAAATTTTATTATAGTCAATGGGACGCACTTTTTCAAGGGCAAGTATTAACATATTCAATCGGATTTCATATTTTTTGAAAGTATTTAGAAAATTTGCGGCATCAAGGTGTATCAGGGAGCCATGTATTGAGAAATGCAAGTATTTGTCCCCTCACATGAATTGGCAGGTCATTTTGCGCCAGCCATTCCCGGAAGCGGTCCGCACTCATGAACTGCCGGTTATTTAAGCCGGGTCTCTCAATGAGGCATATCTGGTGGTCCGGGTCCAAATGAAAAGGAGCGGATGCCACAACCGGATAGATGTAATCTCTTGGACCGATTTCTGACAACAGGTAGAACACCGCTGTCCGTTCCCACTCTCCGCGTCTGTCAAAATAGTGCTTTCTGTATTCATATAGATACCTCCTAGTTATCCATCATTTTATACCCGGGATGGACCATACCATGTTCGCCGCACCGTATGATACTGCCATCCTTCACTTAGGAGGCCACATCTGCAAAATTATCCCGTACAGTCTCCGGGATAAGATCTGTCATCACTTGGAGCAGTGTGCTGTCCAGAGAACCAAATCATCGAAATTTATACTGTTATACCCAGCGATTGGTGTATCCCTGAAAAAATGAAGCACGTCTTCCAGGCACTCCTCTTCTGTCCGCTCTGCTTCCAACTGTTCTCTTGTAATTCCAGTCAGCTTGACCGTTTCATCCGGCAGGGGGATATCTTTTGGCAGCCGAAAATACCGATGTAATCGGGCCTCTTCATGGAATACGACGTTCCTCTGGCTGAGTTTGATTGCCGCCAGCTCAATGATCCTGCTGCTCAGCGGATTGAATCCGGTAGTCTCCAGGTCATAAACAATAAGCTGCTCACAGGCTGCCAGTTCTTCTTGAATTTCCTGTACTGTACGAAGGCTTCTCCAATAAAATAGAGATGTCTTCTTTGTCGCTTTTTCTTTCTCCATTAGTTCTCCTTTATGCATGTGGATGGGCGTATTCTTAAAAATCAATGTGGTCATCTGCGGGGGATGGAACAATTTCCGCTGCTATCCCACTTTCGGCTGTAAACAGTCGGATCGCCTCGGCCACAAATCCTTCGGTGCCGGTATCTTCATCTCATTTTTTACCTGCTCCAACAGTTTTGCAAACCGCTCCCGCAAGGTTCTGGTAAGAAGCTTGTCTAGCTGTACCTATATGTCACATTCTCCGCCGCATCCATCAATGTTCTTCTCAGTCACATGCAGTAAGTAAGGAAAGGCAGAGATGTAATCGGATGCGTTGCCGTTCATGCTGACAAATTCCGATTCTGTCAGGATTTTTTGTCCGTTATTGAACAGCTTGATTATTTTCCAATCACAGTTTGCGGCATTCGGACCTGCATCATTTGCCCATGCAAAGTCGCAAATTTGTGGAGGAAAAATAATTTGAAAATTACACATAAAATATTGTCAAAATTCTATGATTTAATAGATGTGTTTTATTTTACATCAAAAGGGGATAATCCTCGAACAGCTATTTTGAACATAATACCAAACAAGAATGTGAAAGTTTTAGATATGTGTTGTGGAACTATGTCAAACGGTATCAGAATAGCAAAGAAAAGAAAAAGGGCTAAGGTTATAGGCATTGACCTTTCTTCCAATATGCTTAATATAGCTAAAGATAAAATAAGAAAGGACAAGGTAAAAAATGCAAGTATCCACAAATGCGATGCGACAAACACTGAATTCGAAAATGAAAAATTTGATTATGTCATAATTGCATTGGTACTTCATGAAATTAAAATGGAACTTGCAAACGCAATGCTAAAGGAAGCGTATAGACTTCTAAAAAACGATGGTGAACTCATTGTTCTTGAATGGGAAAAATCAAGTAGCATTATTAAAAGCATTAAATTTGCACCGATAAAAATACTGGAACCGAAGCCCTTTACAAGTTTTTTTGCATTGGATAAGAAGGAATATTTTTCTGACAATCAATTTGAAATCATACAAAAATATCATTGTGATTATAGTTGTGTATATGAGATGAAAAAGCGGGTGCAGTAAGTTCAGCGGCCATCCCATCATGTGACCCATAGATAAACCATGCTGTTCTTTAACAAATTTACGGACACTTCCTGAATGCCTGACAATTTTGAAACACTTTTTTCAATCCTTGCGGAGCAGGCTGAACAGGGAACCGTCGTTTACCTGGCTTGCGATGGAAATAAAAGCTGATTCCCCTGCGGCTATAAAGGCATTGAAATCAGTTGGCGTCCGTAAAAGCGTTATGCTGACCGGAGATGCCGATGCGGTTGGCAGAATTGAGGTGGGTCAGCAAATCCATGTTCAACCACCGCAGGGTCAAGCTGCACATACGGTTTGTTCATTCTCATTTAATAAAATTACCTCCAGAAATGCAGCCGAGTAATTTTCGTTGATAAAACCACTCGGCTATGTAAAAGTATGAACTAAACACCCTAATGATATATAAAATGGATACCTAGAATTTCCGTCTATACTTACTGAGCTATTTCTGGGGATGCTATAAAAGCAACTCGACCATGAGTTTGTTAAATCGTTCACTCTCACTCCATTGTGGAAAATGACAGGATTTTTCAAACCAAAAGAACTGTTTTTCTGTTTCTAACTGGTCAAAATAACTTTTTGCAAGGGCTGATGATACATGGCTGTCATACCGTCCTTCAACAAATATGATAGGAACCTCATACTTCGTCTGGCTTTCAAAATTGATTTCCATCAACTCCTGCCATAAGTATTGGATTGCCTGTAAACTGCCCTTCTGTCTCCTGATCAGATCAGGAATCGTATAGTATTTTGAAAACAAAAAGGGCTTGACCAAATCATTATAATTCGTTTGTCCATAGAGAGAACCCTTGTGCTTCACAACCTGTCTTGTGACGAAAAGCAAATCGTCTAACCATTTTTCAGAAGAATAGGAACAGTCAATTTTTTCTAACCGTTTCAAATCTTTTTTGTCAGCATGCATAAGTGCATAATCGTAGGCAATTTTAGAAGATTTCTTCATATTCACAACCTGCCCGCAGCCGATATAAGTGTGCACCAGTTCAGGGTGAGCTTGAATAAAAGAAAGTCCCAGGACACTTCCCCATGAATGACCTGCCAGGAATAAAGCGTTTTGATGAAATCGTGCCAGCAGATATTTTATGAGGGTATGAAGGTCTTGCAGGAAAATATTTATGGTTATCTCACCGTCAAATTTATAATAAGACTTTCCTGCTCCACGCTGTTCCCAGATTACAACCGTAAAATGCTTTTCTAATTCCCTGTTATACTTCATGACCAGTGGAAGCGCTGCATCCCCTGGCCCTCCGTGAAGATAAAGAAGCAAAGGGGCATCCTTAACTTCTGCGCGTATGGAAACAAATTGCTGCACGCCATTTATCATAATTTTTTTCTGTTCGTCAATATACATTTCCTTTTTCCTATTTCCATATTGGCACAAATGTAAATTTATTTATTACACCATGCAGTTATGGCTTTCTTTTTTTGGTAACAATTTGACCGACCATTGCCTTGAACGAAACTTGTCAGCCAGAGTATATCAGAGTATATATCATATTAGCCTTTTTCCCAAAGATAAAACAAATTCTATTTTATCTACCTGTTTTTCAAATTTATCAGTTATTCCTGGCAGGATTCCAAGTGGCCTTTAATTGTCATCTTAAACAGCGGATTCTGCATCAGCTGTGGCATATTAACTTTTTCACATACCAGAGGTGCAATCCGTTCCAGATTTTCTCCTGGCATTTCTTTCCTTACGGCTGCGGTGGCAGCCTCCAGCATTCCGATTATGTTTCTGGCCCCAACGATTTTTACCCGCAATTCTTCCCTGGTATATGTTTTGTCCCAGGCCGGGTAAAACGTATGTGCCACTGATAATTCTTCTAATCTCCGTAAACTTTCCAAAGTGCCTTTTTTATCCACATAGATGGGAATATCCCCGGATACTGGAACTGTGTCACCAATAAATGCAGATCCGCCAATGATATAGGAAATCTCATCTGCTGAGTGCCCTGGTGTGCCAAGAACCTGTACTGTAAAATCTTCCCCTAAATCAATGCAGTCCCCATCCGCCACTACACAGTCCACTACGGATGATTTTCCGGCAAGATGATAAAAATTCGGAATCGGCCTTTCCTCAAACTGCAGATCTAAATTTTCAATCCAGCGTCTTTCCCCTGCGCTGGCGTAAATCTTACATTTTGTTTTATTCTGAAAATATGCGGCTGCCCCAATATGATCCGGATGTGCATGTGTCAGAAAGATACCTCTGATATCAGAAACACTTCTCCCGATAGACTGTAAGTAATCTTCAATGATTCCTTCGCTCCCATAAGTCCCGGAATCAATCAGATAGCATCTCTTCCCTTCTATTATATATACATAAACATACCGCTTAATCTGCTCTGTAACGAGAAAATCAACCTTTATCTGGTGAACTTTCACTGCCCTATCTCCTCCTCTATTCCCGGCACGATAATTGCCCTGCTGTCAACACTGTTAACCCGTTTCATCATAATCGCCTTGTATTCTGTGGAAGAAAAGCAACGTTCCAGTGCTGTCTTATCCGGAAACTCGATAACAATGCTTCTCTGCGGGCATCTTCCATCGTTCAGGCTTACCACGGTATTGGTACGGACAAGATACCTCCCTCCGTACTGCTCTACAATAGGTCTAACCCGGGCAATATAATCATTATACTCTCCAAAACCTTCTTCTGATATATAAGTATCCACCATAAAATAATAAGACATCTTTATCTGCCTCCCCCGTTCTCTTTTTGCTGTTGCCTGAAAAATAATAAATTAATATAGATTTCATTTCCGAGAAATTCAAACCTGTAGCCTATAGAAATGCTTTATAATACTTCTTAGCAAAAAGGCTGCCATCGGCACCCCTTCTGCATCCTAGATAATTATTATATCATAAAGAATTCTTATTGTCTAAAATAAAACGACATTAAGGCGAGCCACTTTGCCTGTTGGGGCAGCATACCATAAAAACGATGGCACTCGATGGTGCTGTCCGGCAAACCTATACGCCCTCCGTCAACGATAAGAAAGAGAGGATGATGATATAGGATACAGAAAAAAATGTTCGCTTACGGTTTTGCTGGTGGTGCTTGGTGTTTCTCTGCAGGCTGCACAGCCGTGACTGTCTGCCAACACTGTACTTTTTTGTAAGCCCGCCTGACATAAAAGCTCCGCCTATTTTCTTTTCAGGTGATCTTGCAAGCTTCATTTGAAGTCTGCAAATCGCCTTTCTGCAAACGCATTACAACATCCGCTTGTCTGGCTAACTCGTTGGAATGTGTTACGATAATCACACATTTTCCTATACTATGCGCCGTCTCTTTTAATATTGAAATAATCTCGGCTGCGGTTTCCTCATCCAGATTTCCAGTAGGTTCATCCCCAAGGATGATCTTTGCGTCGCTTGCCAGGGCGCGGGCAATTGCCACACGCTGCTGCTGGCCCCCCGAGAGCTTCATAACATTCCGCTTCGCCTCCTTCTTTGTGAGACCCAGCTGCTCCAAGACAGGAAGAGGCGGGCGTTTTGAAGCCAGAGCCACGTTCTCCATAGGCGTTAAATAATCGATCAGATTGTAACTCTGGAAAATGAACGCCACATTTCTGCGGCGGTGTTGTGCAAGACCCGTCTTCCCAATGTCCTCCCCCTGATACAGTACCTGGCCGCTTACCGGGCTGTCCAGACCACCCAGCAGAGATAGCAGCGTGGTCTTGCCGCATCCTGAAGGGCCAAGGATAGCGTACATTTTTCCCTGCTCCATCTTTGCATTGATGTTCCGCAGCACCTTCTTTTTGTTCTCATATGCATATTCCAGATTTTTCACTTCTATGATGTTCATTTCATTCCTCTCCCTCAGTTCATCTGTGTTAAAATATTTTTAGGCTTCATTTTTAATACCGATTGGGATGCCAGAGTAACCGCAAGGACAGCAATACACCCTCCCAGCAGATAAACCAGAAGCAGGTGAAATCCTGTCACCCGGACTTCAATGTCTTGCGGCGTCACCATATCAGACGTGTCATAAGGGATATATTTCCCTGTAATATCCAGAAATTCCGACCCATCATCAGGTGCTTCTAATTCTATAACCGGCTGTTCTTCTGCAATCTGGTCAAAAAGGAAATCACTTGTCCCCTGTGCAATCATACTGCTTGAAAAGTATGACAGGCCAAACCCCGCCACAGATATCAGCAATGTCTCAGCAATGTACTGCAGAATAATCCCGCCTTTGCTTACGCCAGCAGAAACCAGGATGCCGGTTTCATGAATCCTCTGCTTTACCCTCATATGGAGTATCAGTGCCAAAATTCCAACACTCACAACGCCAATCCCGGTAATAAGTCCTGTAATCATGCTCTGCATCGCTGTCAAAGAAGAAGCGACTGCTTCGTACCCAGAATTATCAACTGTCAGCTTGAAGCAGTCCCAGTCAAGGTCCAGCTTTTGAATCTCCGACACAATATTTTCCATATTTTCTGGGTCGTTCACAAAAAATTCTACGCCATTATCAAACTGCACGGTATCCGTCATCATGATTTCCTGCATAGCATGATGGTCAATAATCAGGCGGTTTCTCTTGTCTGTGGAAGTTGTATTAAATTGTCCGTCATCCACTGTGCTTTTATAAATGCCGATGATTTCCAGTGTCACATCCGGATAACCGCCTGCGTCATAATTGCATTGTACCGTTAAGGTATCACCCAATTTCAGACCGTTTTTTTCTGCAAGGGCTGTGCTGATCAGAACAACATTGTTATCCTCCGGGCTGATATGCCGCCCTTCGATTAGCTGGAAAACACCTCTCTGAAAATATTTGTACTATTCAGAATTTGTTACAGAAGGCAGCCTGCTGTAATCGCTTCTTTCACTGAATTGAATCCCGGAAATAAAAGAGAAATCCCGTGCAAAGACACTTCCGTCCCCGACACCGTTATAAGCATTTATGCCTTCCACCTGCATAATCTTCTCTATCTCATGATCTGTGATCGGAGAACCGGTATAGCCTACCAGCGTACCGCCCGGCGCCTGTTGGTAAGTCCAGTTCCAGCTATTGTCTTCGTCCCGGATCAGATGGATGCTCCCGCCTACGGATTGCCGCAGATTCAAGGCGGACTGTTGGACTGCCGACAGGATGGAAAGCCCGGACAGGACAAAGGTTGACAGGATGGACAGAACAAGAAACAAAATTAAGGTTTTCCCTTTTTTGCGTATGGTATATAAGAATGCACGTTTCCATAAATTCATATGATTTTCCCCCATTAACTCATTTTATATAAAATATTTTTTGGCTGCAATTGAAGAATGGGGCTGGCTGCCGCAACCACTCCCCCAAGGACAAGGATAAGCTCAATGGCATATTGCAGCAGGAGCCTTCCGACCGGAACATATAAGCTGATTATCCCAATTTTGTCCTGCAGAACAGCGCCAATCTGCATTGCCGCCGCATAGGCCAAGGGGCAGGAAATGAGAATTGCCGGGATAAGGATACCGGCTGCCTCCGCCATGAACTGCAGGATGACTTTTCCCTTTGATATCCCAACCGCAAGGAATACGCCAGCCTCATGTTTCCGGTCCCTGATCCGCATTACCAGAAGCAGCAACAGGACGATTGCACTGACGGTAGCTGTCAAAGCAATCAGGATTCCCATAAGACGCCCCATAGATGAAAGCTGATGTGCTATGGCCTCGTACTCTGCCCCATCTGCCTGAAGGAAATAATTCTCCCACTGAATGGAGGAATCCTGTCTGACTTGTGCGATGATAGCATCAAGCCCTGCCGGGTCAGTAACAAAAAAATCAGTCCTGCCAGTGTAAGTATCTGCCTCTCTCCCTGTCAATTCCCAATACACATCATGTCCGGTAAAGATGGTGCCGGCATCAAATTCCATATCCGCGTCGCTTTCATAGATACCGGCAATTTGTAAAGCCACAGCATGAGAGCTGGATTCTTCTACTGCTGAGGTAAGTGGTAAAAAATCGCCAATCGCTAAATCATTTTCTTTGGCTAGTTCCCTGCTGATCAGAGCAGTATCACACTCTTTACCGGTGATGTGATGTCCTTCTGCAAGGGTCAGTGTTCCGTTTGTAAAATTTTGGTTCCAAACGGTTTCCGTATTCGCAGATATGGTTCCATATGGCATACCAGATGGAAAAACAAAGCCTTTGGCATAAACCAACGCCGATTGCTGGGCATTATAGCCTTTTATACCGGCATTGTCAGATATAGCATCAATCATCCCTTGGGGTATTGGGATTAATGAAATGCTGTCCTGTTTCCCGTCAGTACGGTCAAAATCAACTGGATTCCCCATCAGAGTAAAAGATGCCCCTATCGTTTCCCGCAGCCTGACCGCCGCTGCCCGGGTGGCAGACAATACAGAAAAGCTGATTGTAAGGAACGAGGTGAGAATCGAAAAAAGTAAAAACAGGGTCAGGCTTTTCCCTTTTTTATGTATATTAAAAAGGAAAGCCCGTTTCAGGATGTCCAAATAAAATACCTCCTATCTTTTGATGGAGGTATCTTAACAACGCAATATGAATCCTGTATGGGTGGTATGTGGAGCCAGTGTGAAATTATATCTTATTATGCAGCACTGCCGCAGGACATGAGTTACGGAATGCCCTTTTGGTTTAATAATATTTGAAAACTCATTCCGTTTATCATTTCAGATGGCGTAAATCTGTATTCAACATCCATGGACTTTAAAATGGCAGCAACAATATATAAACCTAAGCCATTGCCGCCGTTTGTCCTGTTACGTCCAAAGTCTGTTCTGTAAAATGGCTCAAAAATGTGGGAAAGATGTTCTGGCGATATTGGGGTACACTCATTTTCTATTACGAGTGTTTGTTTCTCTATATAAATGTAAATCATGCCTCCCTGTCTGGTATAGGAGACGGCATTTGCCAAAATGTTAGAAAGTGCTTTTTTAAACATCTCCCTGGGCATCTGCAAAACAAATGAGTTCTCCAGACGGATATCAAACTCCACTCCTCTTGTCTTTGCTATGACCAGATATGGCTCCATGACAGTCAGCAGCGTATCTGCCAAATCCATTTTAGAACACTCCTGTACACCGGCAAATCCAATTTTTAAGGTATCCAGGATGTCTCTGATCATATCCGCAAGCTGTTCCATCAGTCCCTTGCATCTGGCAAGATAAGTGTCACGGTCTTTATACTTACCAACTCCCATCAGCATATTTTCCAGCATGGCGTTGACGGCGGTGACTGGTGTTTTCAATTCATGGGATGCGGCCCGTAGAAAATCTGTCTTCTGAATTTCTGCTTCTTCCACATTTTTAATTTCTCTCTCCAATTCGTGAATGGTCGTCAGCAGATCCCGGTATAACCCGTTTACATTGTCTGCCAGCATGCCAATCTCATCCTGTGTTACATTCATGAAATGAGCCTGCGGTTTCAGCTGCCGCATCTCTTCCGTAGCACTGCAAATCTTCCGGATGGGATTTGTATACATTTTGGAATAAAAGATGGCAAAGAAAACAGAAATGACAGTACAGATCATTGCGGTAAATGGAAGTATCATCAATACAGTACTGACAGCATCCTCAATCTGCTGGCGGGACACAACTGTGTCAATGTGCCCTTTACCATCTGAGAAACTTTGTGCAGCCTGGAAAAAATCAGCCCCGCCTTTTATATTATTAACCAGGGAAATTTGCGAGTCATGGTTATCCTTACGAAACCGGATTGTTGTATCCACCCTGCCATCCTTAGTGGGCGCCGGATTGATTTCCTCACCTAGCAAATTCACCTCATAAGAGAGCGCATCATATTCTACTGTAATATTTGCATTCCACTTACTTGCAAAATCCGTCACAATAGAAAGCCTTTCCTCCGGGGCGGCATCTGTAATTTCCCGGGCCAGAACAGAAACATCTGCTTCCAGATCCTTTTTCTTCTGATGGTCATAGGCCTTTGGCATAAGGAGTATGAAGTCCGTGTACTTGTAGATGTTTTAAAAGCAACCAAAACATCTACGAGAACCGTAAAAATGTTTGAAACAAAAATAAATGAGAATAGATAAAACCGTAGCTTGTAGATCACATAGCCGTGAATTACAATCTACGGTTTTTCTTCACTGAATTTATATCCGACACCCCATACAGTTATAATGTATTGCGGATTGTCTGGGTCTGGCTCTACTTTCTTTCTTAGCTTTCGTATAAATGATGTAAGGTTACTTGAAGCTGGCATATCATCATAGCCCCATACATTTTCATAAAGCTGTTCCTTTGAAAACACTTGCCCTTTATGTAAA includes the following:
- a CDS encoding ABC transporter permease, producing the protein MENIVSEIQKLDLDWDCFKLTVDNSGYEAVASSLTAMQSMITGLITGIGVVSVGILALILHMRVKQRIHETGILVSAGVSKGGIILQYIAETLLISVAGFGLSYFSSSMIAQGTSDFLFDQIAEEQPVIELEAPDDGSEFLDITGKYIPYDTSDMVTPQDIEVRVTGFHLLLVYLLGGCIAVLAVTLASQSVLKMKPKNILTQMN
- a CDS encoding MBL fold metallo-hydrolase, whose protein sequence is MKVHQIKVDFLVTEQIKRYVYVYIIEGKRCYLIDSGTYGSEGIIEDYLQSIGRSVSDIRGIFLTHAHPDHIGAAAYFQNKTKCKIYASAGERRWIENLDLQFEERPIPNFYHLAGKSSVVDCVVADGDCIDLGEDFTVQVLGTPGHSADEISYIIGGSAFIGDTVPVSGDIPIYVDKKGTLESLRRLEELSVAHTFYPAWDKTYTREELRVKIVGARNIIGMLEAATAAVRKEMPGENLERIAPLVCEKVNMPQLMQNPLFKMTIKGHLESCQE
- a CDS encoding sensor histidine kinase; this encodes MPKAYDHQKKKDLEADVSVLAREITDAAPEERLSIVTDFASKWNANITVEYDALSYEVNLLGEEINPAPTKDGRVDTTIRFRKDNHDSQISLVNNIKGGADFFQAAQSFSDGKGHIDTVVSRQQIEDAVSTVLMILPFTAMICTVISVFFAIFYSKMYTNPIRKICSATEEMRQLKPQAHFMNVTQDEIGMLADNVNGLYRDLLTTIHELEREIKNVEEAEIQKTDFLRAASHELKTPVTAVNAMLENMLMGVGKYKDRDTYLARCKGLMEQLADMIRDILDTLKIGFAGVQECSKMDLADTLLTVMEPYLVIAKTRGVEFDIRLENSFVLQMPREMFKKALSNILANAVSYTRQGGMIYIYIEKQTLVIENECTPISPEHLSHIFEPFYRTDFGRNRTNGGNGLGLYIVAAILKSMDVEYRFTPSEMINGMSFQILLNQKGIP
- a CDS encoding class I SAM-dependent methyltransferase; translated protein: MKITHKILSKFYDLIDVFYFTSKGDNPRTAILNIIPNKNVKVLDMCCGTMSNGIRIAKKRKRAKVIGIDLSSNMLNIAKDKIRKDKVKNASIHKCDATNTEFENEKFDYVIIALVLHEIKMELANAMLKEAYRLLKNDGELIVLEWEKSSSIIKSIKFAPIKILEPKPFTSFFALDKKEYFSDNQFEIIQKYHCDYSCVYEMKKRVQ
- a CDS encoding ABC transporter permease — translated: MDILKRAFLFNIHKKGKSLTLFLLFSILTSFLTISFSVLSATRAAAVRLRETIGASFTLMGNPVDFDRTDGKQDSISLIPIPQGMIDAISDNAGIKGYNAQQSALVYAKGFVFPSGMPYGTISANTETVWNQNFTNGTLTLAEGHHITGKECDTALISRELAKENDLAIGDFLPLTSAVEESSSHAVALQIAGIYESDADMEFDAGTIFTGHDVYWELTGREADTYTGRTDFFVTDPAGLDAIIAQVRQDSSIQWENYFLQADGAEYEAIAHQLSSMGRLMGILIALTATVSAIVLLLLLVMRIRDRKHEAGVFLAVGISKGKVILQFMAEAAGILIPAILISCPLAYAAAMQIGAVLQDKIGIISLYVPVGRLLLQYAIELILVLGGVVAAASPILQLQPKNILYKMS
- a CDS encoding ATP-binding cassette domain-containing protein — translated: MNIIEVKNLEYAYENKKKVLRNINAKMEQGKMYAILGPSGCGKTTLLSLLGGLDSPVSGQVLYQGEDIGKTGLAQHRRRNVAFIFQSYNLIDYLTPMENVALASKRPPLPVLEQLGLTKKEAKRNVMKLSGGQQQRVAIARALASDAKIILGDEPTGNLDEETAAEIISILKETAHSIGKCVIIVTHSNELARQADVVMRLQKGDLQTSNEACKIT
- a CDS encoding DUF1330 domain-containing protein; its protein translation is MSYYFMVDTYISEEGFGEYNDYIARVRPIVEQYGGRYLVRTNTVVSLNDGRCPQRSIVIEFPDKTALERCFSSTEYKAIMMKRVNSVDSRAIIVPGIEEEIGQ
- a CDS encoding alpha/beta fold hydrolase gives rise to the protein MYIDEQKKIMINGVQQFVSIRAEVKDAPLLLYLHGGPGDAALPLVMKYNRELEKHFTVVIWEQRGAGKSYYKFDGEITINIFLQDLHTLIKYLLARFHQNALFLAGHSWGSVLGLSFIQAHPELVHTYIGCGQVVNMKKSSKIAYDYALMHADKKDLKRLEKIDCSYSSEKWLDDLLFVTRQVVKHKGSLYGQTNYNDLVKPFLFSKYYTIPDLIRRQKGSLQAIQYLWQELMEINFESQTKYEVPIIFVEGRYDSHVSSALAKSYFDQLETEKQFFWFEKSCHFPQWSESERFNKLMVELLL
- a CDS encoding winged helix-turn-helix domain-containing protein, whose amino-acid sequence is MARVSIDLDINPFTRKFVNKSGKEITLTSKEFDLLYFMYLHKGQVFSKEQLYENVWGYDDMPASSNLTSFIRKLRKKVEPDPDNPQYIITVWGVGYKFSEEKP
- a CDS encoding 3'-5' exonuclease encodes the protein MEKEKATKKTSLFYWRSLRTVQEIQEELAACEQLIVYDLETTGFNPLSSRIIELAAIKLSQRNVVFHEEARLHRYFRLPKDIPLPDETVKLTGITREQLEAERTEEECLEDVLHFFRDTPIAGYNSINFDDLVLWTAHCSK